The sequence below is a genomic window from Coffea arabica cultivar ET-39 chromosome 8e, Coffea Arabica ET-39 HiFi, whole genome shotgun sequence.
TAAATATATCGtccacatttgctgttttatgTGATCTTTAAGTCCTCTCATTCCACAATTGTTTGTGAGTGGTATTTTCCCAAAAATTGGATTGATTATGCGTTGTTCCTCTTGCTTACCAGAATCCTCTGAACCTTTTCACTTTGCATTGAAGTTAAGTTTTTTTCAGAATTTCTGCATGCCTTAAACATCACTAACATTTGAGCTCTATCTCATTTATAATGTTTGTTGATTATGTCAAGTGACATGGAAATTGGGCCCTACATTAAAGCTAAAGGAGAAACATCATAGATCCTATCATAATTAATGAACAGAAAAAATTTCTTTGCTGCTGCGCTGCTTGCTTTTGTGTTGAAATTCTTGAGCATTCAGTTCCAGATAAGATGTATTGACCTCTTAAGTTAATTTTCTCGGTACTTTATTCTGTTCAGTTTGCTTGGTTTTCTTTTGCAACCATCAAACTAACAGCCTTTGCTGGAAGAACTCTTGTATGATTTTTCTTATTGTTTAGGATAATAAAGTGTTCAATCTTTAGGTTCGTTTCATTTAACTTCATCCTTAATTATGTCAGAAATAAAATTATGTAATCTGTTTCGACAACCTTGGTTTAAGTAGTCTGTTAATCTAGTGCATGCTTATCTGGATCTTTTATTTTCAATCATGTGCTTGTAACTTTTACACTGGTACTTAAAGAGCATGTGTTTTTCAACAGATGGAAAGCTCGATCTCAAGCAACATTGACAGTTCTCAAGAATCTTGGAGCAGATTTTCTTTGCTTACAGGTTTCCGTATAGTATTTCTCAACTCTTAGGACAGCATTTTTCTTCTACACTCTTGATCTTCATAGCTTCTCAGTGTTCTTTGTTTTCCATGACTTAGGCATTCTTCGTTGAGTAATGTCTTGGTTCATGTATACCAGGAAGTAGATGAGTATGATAGCTTCTACATGATGAATATGGAGAATCTTGGCTACTCAAGTATCTATGTTCAAAGAAGTGGACAAAAGCGTGACGGATGTGCTATCTTCTATAAGCGTACCAGGTATATCCTGCAATGGTGATGCCTGATATCAATGGGTTTGACAGTGCTACTTTCATTTTTGCTTTAACCGGAAGATTGATTTCTTAGTTCTTCAAATGTAAAAATGTACTTAAACTGACTTTTCTGGAAGTGGATATCTTGAATCCTCTAGTATGCATTtctgaaaatttatttaatttgctGCATAAAAAGGATTTCTCATTATTAGACTTTTTTCTTAGCTCATTTAACAttgcaaaaatattttctgattttgtatgtgattggtttaagtcaaactttgcattaaaccagaaattgaAAATGTATAAACTGTTTGTCTTATAAAGAGTCTTTCTCTGGAGCCAACTTGCCTGGATGCCCTGGATAATTAGACATTAAGATCATGCAAACATGTCatcctgattttttttttcaaaggcttCTTGCATGCATTCATGTCAccaaattttacatattttcatgcaaataaaagtgaaattatTTATAGTCTTGCCGTAATGTTGGTTTCAGTTTATCTCATTTATATTTAATAAAAGTAGGATTTAGTTGGTTATGTTCCTAATCAGGATCATATTTTCGTAGGGTTGTTTCCTGGCCTTTTTGTCTAGTATTAAAGTTGTATATGTACCATGTTACCATTTAAAACACACATTGTCAGTCTCAATCACAAGAGGTAGCTGATGCAGAAATAGATGTTCTTGAATATTCATTTTGCGGATGTAGGGTAgacaaaatcacaaacttgttACAAAACACAGTTCTTTAAAAGTTCTTCTCTGACCTTCAGTTTCGGTATTTTATTAGTGCAGAGCTGGTCTTAGAGCAAGCAATAGATTACAATGATCTCATAAACTCTATTGAAGATACAGCAGCTTCATCTGGTGATAAAGATGGTGTTTCAATACCAAGTGGAAACGCTGATAATGAATTAAAAGATGGTAAACATGCACTATTGATCCTTCCCTTTCCATTTATACCATTATTAAGCCTTTTGATAACTCTACTACGTTTCCTTCTTAAATTAGTTACATTTCTTTTGGATAAAATGGAAACTAGATGTACTAAATAAGAATGTTCATATGTTACAAGACTCTTAGGcgttgtttggattgcatttttctggatttttttgtagaaaaattactgtagcgatttgatatatgtgaggtaaaaaggtgattgggaaatgtgttcacagaaaacgtagcaatttttttttggaaaattgctgtccaaacaaggccttaatCTGGAAGTGTGACAGTATGTCATAATTCTATATCTATGGGACATAGAATTATCAACATCCTTGCATAGAAGTTCATGCTTGCAAATTTCAGAAATTTCTAGACAATATTGTGTTGTAGAAAGTTAGTTGTTGCGCCCTGTTTCAGTGATTGGtttcttcctttattttttgattACTTGGATGTGTACTCCCAGCAAAGTGTTAATGCTTCTTCATTGATTCTATTAGAATATGAAGTTAAAGGAGTAACTGTTTCTTATCCACAGTTAGGAAAAGAAGCAAATTTTGATGTGTGTTGTAATTAAGTTTCAGGGAGGAGATTATTTTGGAGCTTTGTTAGGTGCTTTGTATGTTGAAATGGGATTTGTCCATGCTAAGTAGTTTGTAGATTATCGATTCCTTTCATTAGATGTTTGTTAATACTTGAAAGATTCACTCAGCATGTTGCATCGACATGCTAGTTTCTCATATTTCCTTCTCTTAGTACCAGTTGCATATGGAAGCTCTTTAAATAGTTGTACATTGATGATATTGAGGAAAGATATGTTCCAAGTCTCGTTTGATATTGGAAGAAGTTTACTTACTGATTGAAAAGCAGGgatatgataaataaatttgttttaatttttgcttaCTGTAAGAAGGCTAATGCATGGCCCTCTAGACAGGAGTTTAAGTTTGCAGAACTGGTATAAGTTCAGAGTGTTTCATGGTCCTGGGTTCATCTATTGTAGTTGGTCAAATGTATGCCTTTTCTGTCTCTGGTAATTCTCTCCCTGAATGTTTCTCAATCTCTCTGCATTGTCTTTTGACAAATAATTTACAACCTAGTTATTTTTCATACTGGTCTCATTACATGTCACTTCTCTTCTCTGTCATAAGAAACAAATATAGCATTTTGGGGCTTCCAAAGCGTCAAGATAACATGTATATACTGGCttgttatttattaaatattttGAAGTCTTCAACATCATAAATTCTCGAACAGAAAAAAGTTGTTAGCTATAACAATTATGACTGTTAGTACTGTCCCCTTCCTGACACACTACAAGGAGTTGTGCATATAGTTGCTATGATACTTTCATACACATCTTCCAGCTGAAGCCTGTCTAACTGAACTTATTTGACATATGGTGTTCCTATGCTACAACTTGAGATTCTTTTTGAGATGCAGATTTGTGTAAAGCTCCAGGAGATCATGGTGATCTTAATGATCCTCGTGTTAGACTGAAACGTGATTGTGTTGGTGTCATGGCAGTCTTTAAACTCAAAGTTCCTTCCTGTGACCCTATTATCATTGCCAATACCCACCTTTACTGGTAATCCATGCAAATTACTATTGTCCATTTTGTTTGGTGGTTTCTGTGGCATTTGTCTTGTCCATCCTGAGATCAATGATGGGCATCTTAACTTTGTTGCTTCAGGGATCCAGAATTGGCTGATGTCAAGCTTGCACAAGCTAAATATCTACTTTCCTGCTTAGCTCAATTTAAGCAGCTAGTTTCTAGCCAATTGGATTGCACACCTTCCATAATCGTGGCTGGTGACTTCAATTCAGTCCCTGGAGATCAGGTTTTCTTTCAACTTGTGTGTTTTTCGTTTGGATTTTCTGTTGTTTGCTGTGCTGTTTGTGTGGATGGTATTTGATTCCTATATATCCCATATGGTATGTTCAGCATTTTATTGTTACTCAAAGAATTCATTGATAATGGTACTTGACTCAAAGAATCACCCAGCTTGTGTCCATTTACGCTTTTATGGGGGCCTTTTCTGTATTTGGCCCACCTTTGTCCTTGGTTGGGTGTGGTTTATACATGTGCTGGACTGAGTTTGGGGTGACTACTGAGCTTTTATCCTAATCATGTCATGCACATGCTCTTTCCATAAGGATGGGGACACTAATAGAAAGTATGCATTTTGAAGTTTGTGGACATGCAATCTTGAGCCCTTACTACTATGAATTTGATGCTTGGACGCTAAGGCCTTAGTATAATGTTGTGGGCATGCATCTATGCCACTAGGATGTGTCTCACAATTTACTTGTCTGGTCAGTAATAATATGTGTGTTAATAACTGCAAACAGATATATGGCCTTTTGTATTGTCTTTCATCATATGTCAAACAATTGTGTGTTTGAGCAAGGTTTACTAAGGCTTTAGGGCTTCAGATACTGCAAAATAATATGCTGCAGCACCAAGCTGCTGAGATGTTGATGGACTTGTTGGATAGCTTATCAAGGTTCATGGTAAATAGTTCATGCCAATACTAGGTTAAATCTGCAGTAGTGGAAGAATGATGAAGAAAAGATTAAGGAACTTGAGAGATGACTCCTGGAAACTTCCATGCATCAAAAATGCCATAATATAACCTGAAGAAGGAGGCTAGAGTTTGCAGGAACTTTTATTGACTGAATTCTGTCTCTGTTGGAAGAGAAGTAGATTATCTAAGACTCCAAAATCTTTTTCTACCTTGACCAGGATTTACTTTTTTACAAACACAAAGTAAGATTCTTTTACTAAACCAATTGAGGCCTTAAAATGGTTCTCAACTTTGATTCTAGGACAAAGACACAGCAGGAAGCAtttatatgtatgtgtgtatgtaCGAATATCAAAATTGCATAATTTCCtgcaaaacagaaaatttttcaTTAGCCTTTGTAATAGAAAAACCAAAATAGACACTACACAATTATGCAACTAAGTGCCCATGTCTTGCTAAAGTAAACTTCACCTTTTCCATTTTCCAATGAATCCATTCAGTGCTTGAGCAAAATTTTGGAGAGCTTGTATATTCACACACTATCTGTTGGCTGCATGAGTATGTCTCCTCATTTGTTTTCTctggttaattttttttttgtcattaggTAGTATTCAAGTTAAAGTCCTTTaagctaaaaattccagataAAGGTGCACTTGCTGATAGGTGTTgtgaactatttttctttcaGAACTTGTGTTAAACATTAAACTACTAGGATAGAATTATTTTTTAGAATCATATTATCCATGTGATTGTTCATCTGTTTTCTTTCCTGGCCAAATCAAGGATTTGGGGCTTCTTGCAATGCTACTTAAATATATGAGcccattttaaaataaaactagtTAAACATTTTCCCACGAAATACTCTACTAAAAGCaaatatcacttttttttttttggatcttcAATGATTAAATATGCTCTTCTCTGTGTGTATCTTTAGGCAATCAATCATTATACTATCAATTTGTACTGGTATACAGTTTGCTTTGAATATTTTCTTCTGAGATTCAAGTTTAGTGCCGTAATTTTTATAAGATCTTAAAATGAGCTTTAATAGGATGCTGTTGCTGATTGTTTTTAGCTGGTAATTATGATTTTTAAGTGAGACTTCTGTTATTTCAGGTGTATCAGTACCTTGTTTCTGGCTCGTCTTTGCCTGAGCACCTGCCAGAAAGTCGGGATGATCAACCCCTTCCTCTATCTAGTGTTTATGCCTACACAAGAGGGGAACCACACTTTACAAACTGCACTCCTGGGTTCACAGGAACTCTCGATTATATCTTATTTTCTCCTACTGGAGATGTAAAGCCAGTCAGTTTCCTTGAACTTCCAGAATCAGAGTCCCCTGATGTGATAGGTGGATTACCAAATCATTATCACCCAAGTGATCATCTCCCAATTGGTGCTGAATTTGAAGTTCTCCAGTAGTTGACGTCTGAGTTTTAGTCTACAAGCACATAAAAAATGCTTCGGGTGATCCCTCGATTTACTAATTTTTCCGGTTTCGAAGTTTTTTAGCAGGGCCTTCATTCTCATATATTTGGTAGAACTGTAGCAGTTCCAGTCCCCAAGTTTTTCGTTGGTCCTTTTTTTTCATGTAGTCATTCATTGGTCCTATTTTATTGATtctgtgaaaattttggagaaatgTCACAAGTGTAACTTCATTGATCCACTTAGTGGAAGTAGCGTTAGGAGTTCTTTCCAGGAGTAGGTTATTTCTTTTGGAGTGCGTGTGCGCTAATGAAGACATCTCTTTTGCTGCTTCGATTTTTGTTTAATAGGCAGTCTCCCTGCCTTGAGCTGTATGTAATTTTCACCTTCTTGATTGAAAAGCATTGCTTTTCCCTCATCaaacttgagtttttttttttttaatattagagTAGCTTCACTTTTGATACGTTCAAAGAGTACACATCAATTTGATTAACAAGAAGTACGGTATCTGTTTGTCTTCAATTTGCTAGCCAACAAGCCCAAAATTTTAAGGATTAACTTTTTACGTGCTCATAGTGTAGTAATTTTTTCACACTAGTAGCTATAGAAGTATATTACATGCGTATGATTTGAATTTCAAGTTTAAATTCATGTCATATGGCGTAATCAAAACCTGTTAGTATAAAGAattttttacattaacagtgtaTAAAAAATATGCTCAAATTTTAATGGTTTGTTAATTGTTAGGCACTCACTTGGAGGCTAGAACATGGCAAACTCCAAGAGTTAAGGTTGCTACTTCTTGGGGAAGCAGATGGTTGATGTTTTACGACCAGAAGCAGCAGCAAGTATTTTAATGATTTTATTGAGGTCCAGGGTTCTTAGGCAAAGATACATCCATCGCCTTGAGTCTTAAATCTATTGATTTGTAATCATAAATTTGAAGCCCTCTTTTTTAacttaatattatttttctaaACACTAACAATTTGAGAACCTTCTGATATTTGCTATAGAATTTAAGTTTCTTCCTAGAAattatttaagtacaagaacatGTAGTAATAACTATTACTAAGAGATGTGGTGAATCCTTTTCTCCAGAAGTTTAGACTAGCAAAAGTTTGTTTACAAACCGTGAAATTCCTCGTTTAAGAGGATTTTTGTTTCTAGGTGTTGCAAAtacaaaaagtagaaaaacttcactaatcactaaAACTAATGGTGTGGCAGTTACCTCATTGGTTCCAGACATGACATTGTTTCAGCTCATCAGGAGCTACTAAACCCAAAAATCACTTACCCCTCTTCccatattttgacttttgatgtAAATAAAACCAAGCCATGATGCTAAAGTAATGTCTAGTTGAGGGTTAAATAGTAATTTTAGACCAACAGGAGAGGTAAGTTTAATATTAGGAAAGTGAAAGTAGCTTTGTAAACCCAAAAACCGCTTACCCCTATTTCccatattttgacttttgatgtAAATAAAAACAAGCCATGATGCAAAAGTAATGTCTAGTTGAGTAAATAGTCATTTTAGGTCAACAGGGGAAGTAAGTTCAGGATGGTGGAAGTAGCTTTGCATGAAGCCTTAAGGagggtcaattttttttttttttttgtaagtgagAGATCTTAAATCCAGGACCTTCTGCTTACAATAATCTCTCTTACCTtatcactcaacccagtttaaCCCTTGCCCCCAAGGTGAATTGTTCCTAAATATAACCATACTTTCCATggaaaagtatgacactttTTATTTTGAAAGGCTTAATTGCATATTATCCCCTATAATTAGAAATTAATGGCAACTCATTGCCTATATTTACAAAATTTATGAAATACCCTCCATTGATTCAAAGTCAAATGTATATGAGTAGCGAAAAGATAATTATGCCCTCATCTTAGAAAATTATTCCATggctctttttcattttctttttttctttttttctattatGTTTAGATTTCTTTTTGCTCCCCATTCATTTGTATTATAGTTAATTATTTTGACAAAAGTGTGCTAAATAACTTCTTTTATGGAGGgagtgatacgttcctcgatcaacttgttttgagacatgtagcacgtttgtccaaggatctagcgagattgtccaacgtttggattgcggaatctagaatcaaacggacgacacgatttgattataggcggtagaacgacgactccaatcgaggtgGCTACTCAAGTGGATGGGTCGATAGAACAATCatggacaagatgcaagattactcaataacccttgccaagcaagtaaaaggctcgaaACTCTCTCTTAgaggaagaatcgaaaataaaagaaaactttattcatcaaacttgtgtctaaacccttacaaagcaagcccttttataggctagaggttactaaaaccctaaggggAATAGGAAAAGGTAATTCGGCTATCTTggtggacaagatgggccggcccatcttcttctaaaaacaactaatccaatcTAATAAGTATTaaggactaaggccctactcggccgactcacgtggaggcccacttgatccttcatgggcttggatcaaggtgtagattacttgattgtttctttccaagccttcaatatctctatagactccatgttggtcttggacaattcgaacaggggcttggagggattcattgaagagcttggcccgtgcacgtgtgactgggcccaatggaacttggaCTGGGTCATTACCTGAATCCTCCTCGTTAAGAAACGGGCTCAAATCCGTGACGTTGAAGGTCGTGCTAATACTGTACTCCCCGGGTAGTTCCAATTTGTAAGCGTTGTCATTAACTCATTGGAGCACGCGGaagggtccatcacctcttggggataaCTTGCTTTGTCGCTGCTTGGGAAACCTCTCCTTTCGCAaatgtagccaaacccaatccccaggctcaaaaaccatcttacaacggtgcttgttggcttgcatGATGTATTGTTGAGTGCACCTCTCAATGTTTGCCCGAACGGCTTCATGTAACTTGCGCACAAAATCAGCCTTCTTTTTCTTATCCATTTGGCATGGCGCTTGCTCAACTTGGGTTGCCCTTTGAGAAATTTCAaggactcgtgatcagtgtgtatcacgaactctcTTGGGCGgaggtagtgttgccaagttTCCAATGCGCGTACAAGTGCGTAGAGCTCCTTATCGTATGTAGGATAGTTTAGGGCAGCACCTCCTAGCTTCTCACTAAAGAATGCACAGGgtctcttgtcttgcatgagtacggcgccaatacctacaccagaggCATCATATTCAATTTCAAAGGTCTTgttaaaatttggtaatgctaaaacaggtgcatgtgtgagtttgtcttTGAGGgtgagaaatgcttgttcttgggctTCTCCCCAatagaacttgtcattcttctttgttaCGGCAGTTAATGGGGCAGCAATGGTGCTGTAGTTTTTGACAAAGCGTCGGTAGAAGCCTACCAATCCATGGAAACTACGCACCTCATGGACGGATgttggagttggccattgcttgatggcctcaatcttggactcATCTACTTTAATTCCCTGTGAGCTTACTACATATCCTAAGAACACAaactcgttagtacaaaaggtacACTTCTTAAAGTTAGCGTATAAACGCGCCTATTGAAGTGTCTCGAGAACCAATCTTACATGCTCCATGTGCTCTTGTTAACTGCAACTATATATGAGAATATcgtcaaagtaaacaatgacaaattttccaatgaaattcctctgaacatggttcattaatcgCATGAATGTACTAGAGgcgttagtcaacccaaaaggcatgactagccactcacaGAGACCATGTTTGATTTTAAAGGCCTTTTTCcattcatcgccttctttcatcctaatttgatgatagtcACTCCTTAGatcaattttggtgaatattatAGCACCATCTAGTTCATCAAATATATCATCtaatctaggaatgggatgacgatatttcgCAGTAATGgcattaacggccctacagtcagtgcacatgcgccaagtaccatcctttttgggaacaagtactACAGGCACAGCACAAGGATTGAGACTCTCTTTTGCACAACCGTTACCtaataggccatcaacttgTCGTTGAAATTCCTTTGTCTTCTAAGGACCCATGCAGTAAGCAGATTTGTTGGatagtggtgctccaggaatcagGTCAATCTGGTGCTCAATctctcgaatgggtggtaagctaTCAGGGATCtcatcagggaaaacatcctcaaattcctgcaaaagagcaaccatactcgaaggcaatgccttatcgagctcagcaacatctaagagcacatgtttgcaaatcatgagaagtacaagctgatcagaattgacaacttttctaacgttcttagccttaatgatcatgttttgcttcctagtggtaggtgtagtgggtgatttgtcatgcgtaacactaggtgtgctcacttgacccttggtcgatgactcacttgtagaagtggagctgTTGCCAGAGTCGACCACCttttgtttcctcctttgacggtcttgttcacactctttttgcaacttaagttggtcctcatacacttgtaccagtgtgagtggtgtgaggaccttacgtttgccatcgtgcaaaagtgtgtacttgTTTGCCCTTCCGTCGAATGTGACATGTTTGTCAAATTGTCAGGGTCTCCCCAAGATGACATGTGTAGCATGCATAGGCACGACGTCACAGACAACCTCATCAGTGTAAGTTCCTATGGAAAAGGGAACGcatacct
It includes:
- the LOC113704297 gene encoding carbon catabolite repressor protein 4 homolog 4-like is translated as MWRASYFFFPRFSSPSYSSSTICLCKMSCKAGPVIPKFIPVETSEITSISKPDGMRFSLVSYNVLAQAYVKSALFPHSPSSCLKWKARSQATLTVLKNLGADFLCLQEVDEYDSFYMMNMENLGYSSIYVQRSGQKRDGCAIFYKRTSAELVLEQAIDYNDLINSIEDTAASSGDKDGVSIPSGNADNELKDDLCKAPGDHGDLNDPRVRLKRDCVGVMAVFKLKVPSCDPIIIANTHLYWDPELADVKLAQAKYLLSCLAQFKQLVSSQLDCTPSIIVAGDFNSVPGDQVYQYLVSGSSLPEHLPESRDDQPLPLSSVYAYTRGEPHFTNCTPGFTGTLDYILFSPTGDVKPVSFLELPESESPDVIGGLPNHYHPSDHLPIGAEFEVLQ